One Aphidius gifuensis isolate YNYX2018 linkage group LG5, ASM1490517v1, whole genome shotgun sequence genomic region harbors:
- the LOC122856783 gene encoding uncharacterized protein LOC122856783 isoform X1, with amino-acid sequence MGLNRKIADANSIDKKSNKKQQIMETSTLTTSGRRWTSRVVENVNGLSGTRLPTSSDQKVRRILEDETWKKRGDKNNKNCVIKNYNIVSSKGELSRELIDDYKINSDYKKYKNSELLCDIKNDYYKNKNDKKKLNNIEINKEQDKLLLLRTKSAKGITKSSSVPANLKEGPSVQKKLPNDGILKKSSAFLERLTGDKKNINKSLFKKNLTHKRINSDTIGLKKSPSCQSLAPNSHSNNRVGVKKSVSFSSDTAFEGIKLNSLKKIAVHEAKVYRKGVLRDLNDINTLRKPKVKVEEEMSLLRAAKESDELSLNDLITRMCKSGLGKVDVNATDSSGRSVISYIAGNGASEILETLLTFSGSNPNLPDNEGNTPLHFAAQAGQVECLNILLQRNIEIELDARNIHGFTPLMKAAIQGRTKCAKILLFAGANPTLKDHGRGLRAEQWARYCGRHACADTIEKFSRHRLIDRTSCRWGSEPELATKVLQGKIIPIQQVPMTIQANGIKSKLKRVFRTNGSDKNFSIVSQLTSAAICASTPALPKPGDIQPIVKNLIRPLSVPQLRVTLVAPTEILEKSEIILNDKIDKSVVKPTRNKKKTK; translated from the exons ATGGGacttaatagaaaaattgctGATGCAAATTCGATTGAtaaaaagtcaaataaaaaacag caAATAATGGAAACGAGCACATTAACAACCAGTGGACGACGTTGGACATCAAGAGTTGTTGAAAACGTCAATGGTCTGTCTGGTACAAGACTCCCCACTTCATCAGACCAA aaaGTAAGACGTATACTTGAAGACGAAACATGGAAAAAACGaggtgataaaaataataaaaattgtgttattaaaaattataatattgtatcATCAAAAGGTGAATTATCACgtgaattaattgatgattataaaataaatagtgattataaaaaatataaaaattcagaaTTATTGtgtgatattaaaaatgattattataaaaataaaaatgataaaaaaaaattaaataacattgaaataaataaagaacaagataaattattattattaagaacAAAAAGTGCAAAAGGTATTACAAAATCATCAAGTGTTCCTGCTAATCTCAAAGAAG GTCCaagtgtacaaaaaaaattaccaaatgatggaatattaaaaaaatcatcagcaTTTTTAGAAAGACTGActggagataaaaaaaatataaataaatcattgtttaaaaaaaatttaacacacAAACGTATTAATAGTGATAcaattggattaaaaaaatcaccaaGTTGTCAATCACTTGCACCAAATAGTCATAGTAATAATCGTGTTGGTGTTAAAAAATCAGTATCATTCAGTTCGGACACAGCATTTGAaggaattaaattaaattcattaaaaaaaattgcagttCATGAGGCTAAGGTTTATCGTAAAGGTGTATTAAgag atttaaACGATATTAATACATTAAGAAAACCAAAAGTTAAAGTTGAAGAAGAAATGTCACTTCTTCGTGCAGCTAAAGAATCCGATGAATTATCATTGAATGATTTAATTACGAGAATGTGTAAATCAGGTCTTGGAAAAGTTGATGTCAATGCCACAGATTCTAGTGGTCGt agtGTTATAAGTTATATTGCCGGTAATGGTGCATCTGAAATATTAGAaacattattaacattttctGGTTCAAATCCAAATCTTCCAGACAACGAGGGTAACACTCCCCTTCATTTTGCAGCCCAagcag gACAGGTCGAGTGCCTGAATATTTTACTACAAAGAAATATCGAAATCGAATTAGATGCAAGAAATATACATGGTTTTACTCCTCTCATGAAAGCAGCAATTCAAGGACGTACAAAATGTGcaaagatattattatttgctg gTGCAAATCCAACGTTGAAAGATCATGGTAGAGGTTTACGTGCTGAGCAATGGGCACGTTATTGTGGTCGTCATGCATGTGCtgatacaattgaaaaattttcacgtCATCGATTAATTGATAGAACATCATGTAGATGGGGAAGTGAGCCAGAATTAGCAACAAAAGTACTACAAGgtaaaataataccaataCAACAAGTGCCAATGACAATACAAGCAAATggtattaaatcaaaattaaaacgtGTATTTCGTACAAATGgtagtgataaaaatttttcaattgtatcaCAATTAACAAGTGCTGCTATTTGTGCAAGTACACCAGCATTACCAAAACCTGGTGATATTCAaccaattgttaaaaatttaattcgtCCATTAAGTGTTCCACAACTTAG agtAACACTTGTTGCACCAActgaaatacttgaaaaatcagaaataatattaaatgataaaattgataaatcagtTGTAAAACctacaagaaataaaaaaaaaacaaagtag
- the LOC122856783 gene encoding uncharacterized protein LOC122856783 isoform X2, with amino-acid sequence METSTLTTSGRRWTSRVVENVNGLSGTRLPTSSDQKVRRILEDETWKKRGDKNNKNCVIKNYNIVSSKGELSRELIDDYKINSDYKKYKNSELLCDIKNDYYKNKNDKKKLNNIEINKEQDKLLLLRTKSAKGITKSSSVPANLKEGPSVQKKLPNDGILKKSSAFLERLTGDKKNINKSLFKKNLTHKRINSDTIGLKKSPSCQSLAPNSHSNNRVGVKKSVSFSSDTAFEGIKLNSLKKIAVHEAKVYRKGVLRDLNDINTLRKPKVKVEEEMSLLRAAKESDELSLNDLITRMCKSGLGKVDVNATDSSGRSVISYIAGNGASEILETLLTFSGSNPNLPDNEGNTPLHFAAQAGQVECLNILLQRNIEIELDARNIHGFTPLMKAAIQGRTKCAKILLFAGANPTLKDHGRGLRAEQWARYCGRHACADTIEKFSRHRLIDRTSCRWGSEPELATKVLQGKIIPIQQVPMTIQANGIKSKLKRVFRTNGSDKNFSIVSQLTSAAICASTPALPKPGDIQPIVKNLIRPLSVPQLRVTLVAPTEILEKSEIILNDKIDKSVVKPTRNKKKTK; translated from the exons ATGGAAACGAGCACATTAACAACCAGTGGACGACGTTGGACATCAAGAGTTGTTGAAAACGTCAATGGTCTGTCTGGTACAAGACTCCCCACTTCATCAGACCAA aaaGTAAGACGTATACTTGAAGACGAAACATGGAAAAAACGaggtgataaaaataataaaaattgtgttattaaaaattataatattgtatcATCAAAAGGTGAATTATCACgtgaattaattgatgattataaaataaatagtgattataaaaaatataaaaattcagaaTTATTGtgtgatattaaaaatgattattataaaaataaaaatgataaaaaaaaattaaataacattgaaataaataaagaacaagataaattattattattaagaacAAAAAGTGCAAAAGGTATTACAAAATCATCAAGTGTTCCTGCTAATCTCAAAGAAG GTCCaagtgtacaaaaaaaattaccaaatgatggaatattaaaaaaatcatcagcaTTTTTAGAAAGACTGActggagataaaaaaaatataaataaatcattgtttaaaaaaaatttaacacacAAACGTATTAATAGTGATAcaattggattaaaaaaatcaccaaGTTGTCAATCACTTGCACCAAATAGTCATAGTAATAATCGTGTTGGTGTTAAAAAATCAGTATCATTCAGTTCGGACACAGCATTTGAaggaattaaattaaattcattaaaaaaaattgcagttCATGAGGCTAAGGTTTATCGTAAAGGTGTATTAAgag atttaaACGATATTAATACATTAAGAAAACCAAAAGTTAAAGTTGAAGAAGAAATGTCACTTCTTCGTGCAGCTAAAGAATCCGATGAATTATCATTGAATGATTTAATTACGAGAATGTGTAAATCAGGTCTTGGAAAAGTTGATGTCAATGCCACAGATTCTAGTGGTCGt agtGTTATAAGTTATATTGCCGGTAATGGTGCATCTGAAATATTAGAaacattattaacattttctGGTTCAAATCCAAATCTTCCAGACAACGAGGGTAACACTCCCCTTCATTTTGCAGCCCAagcag gACAGGTCGAGTGCCTGAATATTTTACTACAAAGAAATATCGAAATCGAATTAGATGCAAGAAATATACATGGTTTTACTCCTCTCATGAAAGCAGCAATTCAAGGACGTACAAAATGTGcaaagatattattatttgctg gTGCAAATCCAACGTTGAAAGATCATGGTAGAGGTTTACGTGCTGAGCAATGGGCACGTTATTGTGGTCGTCATGCATGTGCtgatacaattgaaaaattttcacgtCATCGATTAATTGATAGAACATCATGTAGATGGGGAAGTGAGCCAGAATTAGCAACAAAAGTACTACAAGgtaaaataataccaataCAACAAGTGCCAATGACAATACAAGCAAATggtattaaatcaaaattaaaacgtGTATTTCGTACAAATGgtagtgataaaaatttttcaattgtatcaCAATTAACAAGTGCTGCTATTTGTGCAAGTACACCAGCATTACCAAAACCTGGTGATATTCAaccaattgttaaaaatttaattcgtCCATTAAGTGTTCCACAACTTAG agtAACACTTGTTGCACCAActgaaatacttgaaaaatcagaaataatattaaatgataaaattgataaatcagtTGTAAAACctacaagaaataaaaaaaaaacaaagtag
- the LOC122856848 gene encoding dnaJ homolog subfamily C member 22: MNNGHVKQQVGTSKQVNLNGDAAMVVEKKKLKSLFLTYVLWLFGGIFGAHHIYLERDFNAIIWLTTFGGYFGIGWLRDIYRIPTYVNDANDEPIFIEKFKTNIRQFKKPPFSTVRFLGQVAVSAFWGQLALWAVPEEEVHGFNLRYLLYLVPVFVALGVWIVGNIGREQGGIKWTLLASFCMYPTLYYIGDESTWLSLMAVVATLVFETFSKEWRLKPRKKKSIIKRFTVISFAVLLFCSMWASFFYFNASITDSQGEEIKLSEAVKHFFTSPVWLDFMASISQTWQQMKHQGFWATWSQLVDLTDPRGEINAYRVLGLTQTSSQSEVTAKWRSLSKEYHPDKVKGTDEEKKIAQEKFMEIQSAYELLSSTKNRRTKKNRRA; this comes from the exons atgaataatGGCCACGTGAAACAACAAGTGGGGACAAGTAAACAGGTGAATTTAAATGGTGATGCAGCAAtggttgttgaaaaaaaaaaattaaaatcattatttttgacaTATGTATTGTGGTTATTTGGTGGTATATTTGGTGcacatcatatttatttagaaagaGATTTCAATGCTATTATTTGGCTTACAACATTTGGTGGATATTTTGGTATTGGATGGTTACGTGATATTTACAGAATTCCAACTTATGTTAATGATGCTAATGATGAgccaatttttattgaaaaatttaaaacaaatattcgacaatttaaaaaa ccACCTTTTTCGACTGTTAGATTTTTAGGACAAGTTGCTGTATCAGCATTTTGGGGACAATTAGCACTTTGGGCTGTACCAGAAGAAGAAGTTCATGGATTTAATTTACGTTACTTGTTGTATTTAGTTCCTGTATTTGTTGCActag gtgtaTGGATTGTTGGTAATATTGGTAGAGAACAAGGTGGTATAAAATGGACACTTTTAGCTTCTTTTTGTATGTATCCAACATTGTATTACATTGGTGATGAAAGTACATGGCTAAGTTTGATGGCTGTTGTTGCAACACTTGTGTTTGAAACATTTAGTAAAGAATGGCGTTTAAAaccacgtaaaaaaaaatcaatcattaaAAGATTTACTGTAATTAGTTTTGctgttttattgttttgttcaATGTGGGCaagtttcttttatttcaatgcAAGTATAACCGATAGTCAGGGTGAAGAAATTAAGCTATCTGAAGCtgttaaacattttttcacTTCACCAGTTTGGTTGGAttttatg gCATCAATATCACAAACTTGGCAACAAATGAAGCATCAAGGTTTCTGGGCAACTTGGTCACAACTTGTTGATCTAACTGATCCACGTGGTGAAATAAATGCTTACAGG GTGCTTGGATTAACACAAACATCATCGCAAAGTGAAGTCACAGCCAAATGGCGTAGTTTATCAAAAGAATATCATCCAGACAAAGTCAAAGGAacagatgaagaaaaaaaaattgcacaagAAAAATTCATGGAAATACAAAGTGCTTATGAGCTACTTTCAAGTACAAAAAATCgtaggacaaaaaaaaatcgacgtgcttga
- the LOC122856189 gene encoding glucose dehydrogenase [FAD, quinone]-like: MVDERCTWPRGKSLGGTTTINTMVYTRGNKLDFDKWADMGNYGWDFKNVLPYFKKSEKFRIPGIFDPAYHGYNGNVDVEYPQWRTPFATAFLEAGQTLGYNITDVNGADQIGFSYIQLTSDQGARCSASKAYLRINRSNLDIVTGARVLRILINSRNQAYGVEYEKNGIKYKAYASKEVVLSAGTIDSAKLLMLSGIGPRDHLNQMGIPVIKDAKVGYNLQEHIGFWGLSFVVDLPVTIILKRISDSSILLDYIFHRKGPISSPAGAEAIAFMKTKYSEDSRPDVELFLLAAGLNADNGRVFRKGYGITDKVYDAIYKPIEGRDTITILPVGHNPKSRGRILLKSKDPYDKPIINGNFFNNTMDIEVLLEGIKYAIELVNTEPFKKYGVQINSLKVPGCEKFEFGCDDYWRCAIRQIPLMENHECGTIKMGPKNDPNAVVDPELRVYGIDYLRVVDASVMPVIPVGHITADVYMIGEKGADMIKYTWQ; encoded by the exons ATGGTTGACGAGCGTTGCACTTGGCCACGAGGTAAATCACTTGGTGGAACTACTACAATCAACACTATGGTTTATACTCGAGGAAATAAATTAGACTTTGATAAATGGGCTGATATGGGTAACTATGGATGGGACTTTAAAAATGTCTTgccatattttaaaaagagtGAAAAATTTCGTATACCAG GTATATTTGATCCAGCTTATCATGGCTATAATGGTAACGTTGATGTAGAGTATCCACAATGGCGGACTCCATTTGCAACAGCTTTTCTAGAAGCTGGACAAACACTTGGGTACAATATTACTGATGTAAATGGAGCAGATCAAATTGGCTTTAGCTATATTCAACTGACTTCAGATCAAGGTGCACGTTGTAGTGCTTCCAAAGCATATCTACGTATTAATAGATCAAATTTAGATATTGTAACAGGTGCTAGGGTACTTCGTATACTTATTAATTCTCGCAATCAAGCTTACGGTGTTGaatacgaaaaaaatggtataaaatataaagcttATGCATCAAAAGAAGTGGTACTTTCTGCTGGAACAATTGATTCAGCAAAGCTATTAATGTTGTCTGGCATTGGACCTAGAGATCATTTAAACCAGATGGGTATTCCAGTAATTAAAGATGCCAAAGTTGGCTATAATCTTCAAGAACACATTGGATTTTGGGGATTATCTTTCGTGGTTGATTTACCAGTGACAATTATATTAAAACGAATTTCTGATTCTTCAATTCttcttgattatatttttcatagaaaAGGACCAATTTCATCACCAGCTGGAGCAGAAGCAATTGCATTTATGAAAACAAAATACTCGGAAGATTCAAGACCTGATgttgaactttttttattgGCAGCTGGTCTTAATGCTGATAATGGGAGAGTATTTAGAAAAGGCTATGGTATTACTGACAAAGTATATGATGCTATTTACAAACCAATTGAAGGAAGAGATACAATTACTATTTTACCTGTTGGTCACAATCCTAAAAGTAGAGgtagaattttattaaaatcaaaagacCCATATGACAAGCCAATTAttaatggtaatttttttaataatacaatggaCATTGAAGTTTTATTAGAAGGAATAAAATATGCAATAGAACTTGTTAATACTGagccatttaaaaaatacggaGTTCAAATAAATAGCCTTAAAGTTCCAGGCtgtgaaaaatttgaatttggtTGTGATGATTATTGGAGATGTGCAATTAGACAAATACCACTTATGGAAAATCATGAATGTGGTACTATTAAAATGGGTCCAAAAAATGATCCAAATGCAGTTGTTGATCCTGAATTAAGAGTTTATGGTATCGATTATTTGCGTGTTGTTGATGCTTCAGTTATGCCTGTTATTCCAGTTGGACATATAACTGCTGATGTTTATATGATTGGAGAAAAAGGTGCAGACATGATTAAATATACAtggcaataa